The following are from one region of the Amycolatopsis sp. QT-25 genome:
- the pdhA gene encoding pyruvate dehydrogenase (acetyl-transferring) E1 component subunit alpha — protein sequence MTLTEDTALVRPDATALLPGNDPVRVLGTPAAADLDPEDLLRLYRELVLGRRYNEQATALVKQGRLAVYPSSTGQEACQVAAALALSTQDWLFPTYRDTLSVVLRGVDPVQTLTLLRGDWHTGYDPHATRVAPLCTPLATHLPHAVGLAHAARVAGDDVVAMALVGDGGTSEGDFHEALNFAGVWGAPVVFLVQNNGYAISVPLAKQTAAPTLAHKAVGYGVRGVLVDGNDAPAMLGVLTEAVDRARDGGGPTLVEALTYRVDAHTNADDATRYRSTAEVEAWRERDPLDRLERHLRETGRLDTGTIEEARAAAERMAADLRTRMHVEPAVAPLGLFDHVYAEPTPQLLEQREFLLAELSDDVEGNCPP from the coding sequence ATGACGCTCACCGAAGACACCGCCCTCGTCCGGCCCGACGCCACGGCGCTGCTGCCCGGCAACGATCCGGTGCGCGTGCTGGGCACTCCCGCCGCGGCGGATCTCGATCCGGAGGACTTGCTGCGCCTCTACCGCGAACTCGTGCTCGGACGCCGGTACAACGAGCAAGCGACCGCGCTGGTGAAGCAGGGCAGGCTGGCGGTGTACCCCTCGTCCACCGGGCAGGAGGCCTGCCAGGTGGCCGCCGCACTGGCACTGTCCACTCAGGACTGGCTGTTCCCGACCTACCGGGACACGCTTTCGGTCGTCCTGCGAGGGGTCGACCCGGTGCAGACTTTGACGCTGCTGCGGGGCGACTGGCACACCGGTTACGACCCGCACGCCACCCGGGTCGCGCCGCTGTGCACCCCGCTGGCCACCCACCTGCCGCACGCGGTCGGCCTGGCGCACGCCGCGCGGGTCGCCGGGGACGACGTCGTCGCGATGGCGCTGGTCGGGGACGGCGGCACCAGCGAAGGTGACTTCCACGAGGCGCTGAACTTCGCCGGGGTCTGGGGTGCGCCGGTCGTGTTCCTGGTACAGAACAACGGATACGCCATTTCCGTCCCGCTCGCCAAGCAGACCGCGGCGCCGACACTCGCGCACAAGGCCGTCGGCTACGGCGTCCGGGGTGTGCTCGTCGACGGCAACGACGCGCCGGCGATGCTGGGCGTGCTCACCGAAGCCGTCGACCGCGCCCGCGACGGTGGCGGCCCGACGCTGGTCGAGGCGCTGACCTACCGCGTCGACGCACACACCAACGCCGACGACGCGACGCGGTATCGCTCCACCGCCGAAGTGGAGGCGTGGCGTGAACGCGACCCGCTGGACAGACTCGAACGTCATCTGCGGGAGACCGGCAGGCTCGACACCGGGACGATCGAAGAGGCCCGCGCCGCGGCCGAGCGGATGGCGGCCGACCTGCGAACGCGGATGCACGTCGAGCCCGCCGTCGCCCCGCTCGGCCTGTTCGACCACGTCTACGCCGAACCGACCCCCCAGCTGCTCGAACAGCGGGAATTCCTGCTCGCCGAGCTCTCCGATGACGTGGAAGGGAATTGCCCGCCGTGA
- a CDS encoding MaoC/PaaZ C-terminal domain-containing protein encodes MRCFEDFVTGDEHQLGQVAMTEEEIIGYARQWDPMPFHIDEAAASAGPFGKLVASGNHTTAHATRLYVSQLLADSTCRGSYGLDEVRYLRPVFAGDVLAVRAEVEQAVGHPRRPDTGVVHLLVAAAGADGEDVLTLRTRVLVGRREAVAG; translated from the coding sequence ATGCGCTGTTTCGAGGACTTCGTGACCGGTGACGAGCACCAGCTCGGCCAGGTCGCGATGACCGAAGAGGAGATCATCGGCTACGCCAGGCAATGGGACCCGATGCCCTTCCACATCGACGAAGCGGCGGCGAGTGCCGGCCCGTTCGGCAAGCTGGTGGCGAGCGGGAACCACACCACCGCGCACGCGACCAGGCTGTACGTCTCGCAGCTGCTCGCCGACTCGACCTGCCGGGGCTCCTACGGTCTGGACGAGGTGCGGTACCTGCGGCCGGTGTTCGCCGGTGACGTGCTCGCCGTCCGCGCCGAGGTCGAGCAGGCGGTCGGCCATCCGCGCCGCCCGGACACCGGTGTGGTGCACCTGCTGGTGGCCGCCGCGGGCGCGGACGGCGAAGACGTCCTGACCTTGCGGACCCGCGTCCTCGTCGGCCGCCGGGAAGCGGTGGCGGGATGA
- a CDS encoding 3-deoxy-7-phosphoheptulonate synthase class II, with amino-acid sequence MTVLPTWRAERAPHQPDWPTGPDIVAVETELAGYPPLVAPRECDRLRDRLADVASGRAMLLQGGDCAETFAKTTPASVRGKLRCLREMAVILACASGLGVVQVGRIAGQYAKPRSRPVETRDGVTLPSYLGDAVNDVEFTEDARRIDPYRLLRTYRSSADTLDEISALIGHDGIDLTALHEQIREMAARGPRNERHQELIEKISMALRFLAGYAGADSDLRAPDFYSSHEALLLNYETALVRTDPRTGDDYGSSGHLLWIGERTRQPDGAHVAFAARVRNPVAVKLGPAVRPEEALALAERLDPDREPGRLTFIARLGADRVRDLLPPLVERVRDSGSPAIWICDPMHGNTITAPDGHKTRHFDDILREVRGFFAVHHELGTHAGGLHLELTGEDVTECVGSSGIGFDDLGTRYESACDPRLNHDQSLHLALELAMVFEDRAAEGRRTACAVSRTS; translated from the coding sequence ATGACCGTGTTGCCGACGTGGCGCGCCGAGCGCGCGCCGCACCAGCCGGACTGGCCCACCGGCCCCGACATCGTGGCGGTCGAGACCGAACTGGCCGGCTATCCGCCGCTTGTCGCGCCTCGGGAGTGCGACCGGCTGCGTGACCGCCTCGCCGACGTGGCGTCCGGCCGCGCGATGCTGCTGCAGGGCGGTGACTGCGCCGAGACGTTCGCCAAGACGACACCTGCCTCGGTGCGGGGCAAGCTGCGCTGCCTGCGGGAGATGGCCGTCATCCTGGCCTGCGCCTCCGGGCTCGGAGTCGTGCAGGTGGGCCGGATCGCCGGTCAGTACGCGAAACCGCGATCCCGGCCGGTCGAGACCCGCGACGGCGTGACGTTGCCGTCCTACCTGGGCGACGCGGTCAACGACGTCGAATTCACCGAGGACGCGCGCCGGATCGATCCGTACCGGCTGCTGCGCACGTACCGCTCCTCGGCCGACACCCTCGACGAGATCAGCGCGCTGATCGGACACGACGGCATCGACCTGACGGCGCTGCACGAGCAGATCCGGGAGATGGCCGCCCGCGGCCCGCGCAACGAGCGGCACCAGGAGTTGATCGAGAAGATTTCGATGGCACTGCGGTTCCTCGCCGGATACGCCGGGGCGGACAGCGATCTGCGCGCGCCGGACTTCTACAGCAGCCACGAGGCGCTGCTGCTGAACTACGAGACGGCCCTGGTGCGCACCGACCCCCGCACCGGTGACGACTACGGCAGCTCGGGCCATCTCCTGTGGATCGGCGAACGCACCCGTCAGCCCGATGGCGCCCACGTGGCGTTCGCGGCCCGGGTGCGCAACCCCGTCGCGGTCAAGCTGGGGCCGGCGGTGCGGCCGGAAGAGGCGCTGGCGCTCGCCGAACGGCTCGACCCGGATCGGGAGCCGGGTCGGCTCACCTTCATCGCCCGCTTGGGCGCCGACCGGGTCCGCGACCTGTTGCCGCCGCTGGTGGAGCGGGTCCGCGACAGCGGGTCCCCGGCGATCTGGATCTGCGATCCGATGCACGGCAACACGATCACCGCACCCGATGGCCACAAGACCCGCCACTTCGACGACATCCTGCGCGAGGTGCGGGGCTTCTTCGCGGTCCACCACGAGCTGGGAACCCACGCGGGTGGCCTGCACCTGGAGCTCACCGGCGAAGACGTGACCGAATGCGTCGGCAGCTCGGGCATCGGGTTCGACGACCTGGGCACCCGCTACGAATCCGCGTGCGATCCGCGGCTCAACCACGACCAGTCCCTGCATCTGGCCCTCGAACTCGCGATGGTGTTCGAGGACCGGGCCGCGGAGGGAAGGAGAACGGCATGCGCTGTTTCGAGGACTTCGTGA
- a CDS encoding chorismate mutase, which yields MPEQQGTLDFRADRARIDQLDRSIIALLRQRLEISRSIQQRRTKTGGARIAEGREEVVIGRYRDALGGTGGALAETLLRLCRGTEPGRTRT from the coding sequence ATGCCCGAGCAGCAAGGAACTCTGGACTTCCGGGCCGACCGGGCCCGGATCGACCAGCTCGACCGGTCCATCATCGCGCTGCTGCGGCAGCGGCTGGAGATTTCCCGCAGCATTCAGCAGCGGCGGACGAAGACCGGTGGCGCGCGGATCGCCGAAGGGCGTGAAGAGGTCGTCATCGGGCGCTATCGCGACGCGCTGGGCGGCACCGGTGGCGCCCTGGCCGAAACCCTCCTGCGGCTCTGCCGCGGCACCGAGCCCGGAAGGACACGAACATGA
- a CDS encoding transferase hexapeptide repeat family protein: protein MARVYEIDGVVPVIDPEAFVHPDAVLIGDVLIGPRCYIGPLASLRGDFGRIEVRTGANIQDGCVVHCFPGSVTVVGENGHVGHGTVLHGCQVGRDVLVGMNSVLMDGVIVEDQSFVGAMSFVKAETRVPARSLIAGSPAKVLRELTDAEIDWKANGTRTYQDLARRSLASLRETEPAAWEEPGRRTFAGSDGAEPVHVTLHSYRGR, encoded by the coding sequence ATGGCTCGCGTCTACGAGATCGACGGAGTGGTCCCGGTCATCGACCCGGAGGCGTTCGTGCACCCGGACGCGGTCCTCATCGGCGACGTCCTGATCGGCCCCCGCTGCTACATCGGCCCGCTGGCCAGCCTGCGCGGTGACTTCGGCCGGATCGAGGTCCGTACCGGGGCGAACATCCAAGACGGCTGTGTCGTGCACTGCTTCCCCGGTTCGGTCACGGTGGTCGGCGAGAACGGGCACGTGGGCCACGGCACCGTGCTGCACGGGTGCCAGGTCGGCCGGGACGTGCTGGTGGGAATGAACAGCGTCCTGATGGACGGAGTCATCGTCGAGGACCAGTCGTTCGTCGGGGCGATGAGTTTCGTCAAGGCGGAAACCCGGGTGCCCGCGCGCTCCCTGATCGCGGGCAGCCCGGCGAAGGTGCTGCGCGAGCTGACGGACGCCGAGATCGACTGGAAGGCCAACGGGACCCGCACCTATCAGGACCTCGCACGGCGGAGCCTGGCGAGCCTGCGCGAAACCGAGCCCGCCGCCTGGGAAGAGCCCGGCCGCCGCACTTTCGCCGGATCGGACGGCGCCGAACCGGTCCACGTCACCCTCCACAGCTACCGCGGCAGATAG
- a CDS encoding FAD-dependent monooxygenase: MIAAQASPRVAVVGAGIGGLAAAVALRRQGLEPTLYDQAEEFAEVGAGVAIGANASRLLERLGLGDALRADAVLPSHAQFHRWAGGEVFCSHELGDHYTGRFGSPYYTVHRGHLHRLLLDGFADGALHLGHKCVSVTEDADGVELAFDNGVTTRADIVIGADGVHSALREALWGPQEATFSGTSGLRGLTPIDHLPPGPGFDPRKPALWLFPGPGRHFICYPVSGGRLINFLGVVPDRHWRRESWVTRGDVGEAVAAFDGWNTVVTSILAGARSIGKWALYDREPLSRWSTSRVTLLGDAAHAMLPHHGQGANQAIEDAVVLAGRLAGVREPAGIAEALRRYEALRKPRSRQLQIGSRTNGECFQVPDGPEALKRDERLTHLADNVAWIHGFDAEAELGLGV, encoded by the coding sequence GTGATCGCGGCGCAGGCGTCCCCGCGGGTCGCCGTGGTGGGTGCCGGCATCGGCGGGCTCGCCGCCGCGGTCGCCCTGCGCCGCCAAGGCCTCGAGCCGACGCTTTACGACCAGGCCGAGGAGTTCGCCGAGGTCGGCGCGGGGGTGGCGATCGGCGCCAACGCCAGCAGGCTGCTGGAGCGTCTCGGCTTGGGTGACGCCTTGCGCGCCGACGCCGTGCTGCCGTCACACGCGCAGTTCCACCGGTGGGCCGGTGGCGAAGTGTTCTGCTCCCACGAGCTCGGTGACCACTACACCGGCAGATTCGGCTCGCCGTACTACACGGTGCACCGCGGCCACCTGCACCGGTTGCTGCTGGACGGGTTCGCCGACGGTGCCCTGCACCTGGGCCACAAATGCGTTTCGGTCACCGAGGACGCCGATGGCGTGGAGCTGGCCTTCGACAACGGTGTCACCACGCGGGCGGACATCGTCATCGGGGCCGACGGCGTGCACTCCGCGTTGCGGGAGGCCCTGTGGGGTCCGCAGGAGGCGACGTTCTCCGGTACCAGCGGCCTGCGCGGGCTCACCCCGATCGACCACCTCCCACCTGGTCCGGGTTTCGATCCGCGGAAGCCCGCGCTCTGGTTGTTCCCTGGACCGGGGCGGCACTTCATCTGCTACCCGGTCAGCGGCGGGCGGCTGATCAACTTCCTCGGCGTGGTTCCCGACCGGCACTGGAGACGGGAATCCTGGGTCACGCGCGGCGACGTCGGCGAGGCGGTGGCGGCGTTCGACGGCTGGAACACCGTGGTCACGTCGATCCTCGCCGGGGCACGGAGTATCGGCAAATGGGCGCTGTACGACCGTGAACCGCTATCCCGCTGGAGCACTTCGCGGGTCACGCTGCTCGGCGACGCCGCCCACGCGATGCTGCCGCACCACGGACAGGGCGCGAATCAGGCGATCGAGGACGCGGTCGTGCTGGCGGGCCGGCTCGCCGGCGTCCGTGAACCGGCCGGGATCGCCGAAGCCCTGCGCCGGTACGAAGCGCTGCGCAAGCCCAGGTCTCGGCAGCTGCAAATCGGCTCGCGGACCAACGGCGAATGCTTCCAGGTCCCCGACGGGCCGGAGGCGCTGAAGCGCGACGAGCGGCTCACCCACCTCGCGGACAACGTCGCCTGGATCCACGGTTTCGACGCCGAAGCCGAACTCGGTCTCGGCGTCTGA
- a CDS encoding AfsA-related hotdog domain-containing protein — translation MSETGSSRVICVVGDRFRDFAESVGAWSLSELVAAIGGGEFDQGPWPLRILIGQGIDDYSGTYLLAALTRRGVEKSEVSLLRSEEVIADRHELHKGQAHNVLVANLTEETPEVFTADLRLHNDNELVVDAQTRPHVQGMVAVEAARQMFVAVTERFFLSRTPGRRYYLVINAMNTTFKNFLFPVGATLRLTVLQADLDKPEQLVFSHEVVIEQAGRPAAVTRIDFAAIDLGVIDDKEQRRAKQTLATVLENSAAAR, via the coding sequence ATGTCCGAAACCGGGTCGTCCCGTGTCATCTGTGTCGTAGGGGACCGCTTCCGCGATTTCGCCGAGTCGGTCGGCGCCTGGTCGCTGAGCGAACTCGTCGCCGCGATCGGGGGAGGCGAATTCGACCAAGGGCCGTGGCCGCTGCGAATCCTGATAGGGCAGGGGATCGACGACTATTCCGGCACCTATCTGCTGGCCGCGCTGACGCGGCGAGGCGTCGAGAAGTCCGAGGTGAGCCTCCTGCGGTCGGAAGAGGTCATCGCCGACCGGCACGAGCTGCACAAGGGCCAGGCGCACAACGTCCTGGTGGCCAACCTCACCGAGGAGACCCCCGAGGTCTTCACCGCCGATCTCCGGCTGCACAACGACAACGAGCTGGTGGTCGACGCGCAGACCCGGCCACACGTGCAGGGGATGGTGGCGGTCGAGGCCGCGCGCCAGATGTTCGTGGCGGTGACCGAGCGGTTCTTCCTCAGCCGGACCCCCGGCCGCCGCTACTACCTCGTCATCAACGCGATGAACACGACGTTCAAGAACTTCCTGTTCCCGGTCGGCGCCACCCTTCGCCTCACCGTGCTGCAGGCCGACCTGGACAAGCCCGAGCAGCTGGTGTTCTCCCACGAGGTCGTCATCGAACAGGCGGGCCGTCCCGCCGCGGTGACCAGGATCGACTTCGCCGCGATCGACCTCGGCGTCATCGACGACAAGGAACAGCGCCGCGCCAAGCAGACCTTGGCCACGGTGCTGGAAAACTCCGCGGCCGCCCGGTGA
- a CDS encoding flavin reductase family protein, producing MTASADGRDRLRTVMSELVTGICVVSTLVHGRPGEAEDAVVVNSFTSVSLDPPLVSLYLRQDSTFLNRLRRSGVWAASILGSGTAEVAKALSRPYGSRPPLAEVGAWHSGPETGCPVLDGSPATIECELYRCVELGDHVLVIGSVVGLDTTPAPPLVFHRGAYHAPFSDLPR from the coding sequence GTGACCGCATCGGCCGACGGCCGGGACCGCCTGCGCACGGTGATGAGCGAGCTGGTGACCGGAATCTGCGTCGTGTCCACCCTGGTGCACGGCAGACCGGGGGAGGCCGAGGACGCGGTCGTGGTGAACAGCTTCACCTCCGTCTCGCTCGACCCGCCGCTGGTCTCGCTCTACCTGCGGCAGGACTCGACCTTCCTCAACCGCCTGCGCCGGTCCGGGGTCTGGGCCGCCTCGATCCTGGGGTCCGGCACGGCCGAGGTGGCCAAGGCGCTGAGCCGCCCGTACGGAAGCCGGCCGCCACTGGCCGAAGTCGGCGCCTGGCACTCCGGCCCCGAGACCGGCTGCCCGGTGCTGGACGGCAGTCCCGCGACGATCGAATGCGAGCTCTACCGCTGTGTCGAGCTCGGAGACCACGTCCTGGTGATCGGCTCGGTCGTCGGGCTCGACACCACCCCGGCGCCGCCGCTGGTGTTCCACCGCGGCGCCTATCACGCCCCGTTTTCCGATCTGCCGCGCTGA
- a CDS encoding 4-hydroxyphenylacetate 3-hydroxylase N-terminal domain-containing protein, producing the protein MTTSRPGSVELPYTGAEYLDSLKDGREVWIGGERVEDVTAHPAFRNNAGSIARLYDSLHDPATSKKLIVPTDTGNGGFTHPYFKAPRTVEDLQAGVEAMTEWSRMTYGWMGRTPDFKAAFLSTLGSNGDHYAPFEDNAANWYRKAQEKVMFIGHGIVNPPIDRHRGMTEHKDVYLTVDRETDAGLVVSGAKVVGTGAAVTQHIFVGSYARIPENGKEFSAFFIVPMNASGLKIISRRSYEQVASATSTPFDQPLSSRFDENDGILVFDQVLVPWEDVFCYDVEKANNFFVGSGFFYRAMLHACVRFAVKLDFLTGLLAKGLDTTGTLDYRGVQGRLGEVLSYRSVFWGLIDSMVHNPTPWPDGTLAPNGETAMAFRVLATSVYPKIKKTFFKDLGSALIYNNSDAADWGVPELRPYLDKYIRGRGVPAQERVKLMKLIWDAVGTEFGGRHELYEMNYAGNHEQIRFEALQAQQATGKFDEYIGLVDSCLSEYDVDGWKLPHLHGPQSPALRGR; encoded by the coding sequence ATGACGACTTCGCGACCCGGATCCGTGGAACTTCCTTACACCGGTGCCGAGTACCTGGACAGCCTGAAGGACGGGCGTGAGGTCTGGATCGGCGGTGAGCGCGTCGAGGACGTCACCGCGCACCCGGCGTTCCGGAACAACGCCGGTTCCATCGCGCGGCTCTACGACTCGTTGCACGATCCGGCCACCAGCAAGAAGCTGATCGTACCGACCGACACCGGCAACGGTGGCTTCACCCATCCCTACTTCAAGGCACCGCGGACGGTCGAGGACCTGCAGGCGGGCGTCGAGGCGATGACCGAGTGGTCGCGGATGACCTACGGCTGGATGGGCCGCACGCCGGACTTCAAGGCGGCGTTCCTGTCCACACTGGGGTCCAACGGCGACCACTACGCGCCGTTCGAGGACAACGCCGCCAACTGGTACCGCAAGGCCCAGGAAAAGGTGATGTTCATCGGCCACGGGATCGTCAATCCGCCGATCGACCGCCACCGGGGGATGACCGAGCACAAAGACGTCTACCTCACCGTCGACCGCGAGACCGACGCCGGCCTCGTCGTGTCCGGGGCGAAGGTGGTGGGCACCGGCGCGGCCGTGACCCAGCACATCTTCGTCGGCAGTTACGCGCGGATCCCGGAGAACGGCAAGGAGTTCTCGGCGTTCTTCATCGTGCCGATGAACGCATCCGGGCTGAAGATCATCTCGCGCCGGTCCTACGAGCAGGTCGCCTCGGCCACCAGCACCCCGTTCGACCAGCCGCTGAGCAGCCGGTTCGACGAGAACGACGGGATCCTCGTGTTCGACCAGGTCCTCGTGCCCTGGGAGGACGTGTTCTGCTACGACGTCGAGAAGGCCAACAACTTCTTCGTCGGCTCCGGCTTCTTCTACCGCGCGATGCTGCACGCCTGCGTCCGGTTCGCGGTGAAGCTCGACTTCCTCACCGGCCTGCTGGCCAAGGGCCTCGACACCACCGGCACCCTCGACTACCGCGGTGTGCAGGGGCGGCTCGGCGAGGTCCTGTCCTACCGCAGCGTGTTCTGGGGCCTCATCGATTCGATGGTGCACAACCCGACGCCCTGGCCCGACGGCACGCTCGCCCCCAACGGCGAGACCGCGATGGCCTTCCGGGTGCTGGCCACCAGCGTGTACCCGAAGATCAAGAAGACCTTCTTCAAGGACCTCGGCAGCGCGCTGATCTACAACAACTCCGACGCCGCGGACTGGGGAGTGCCCGAGCTGCGCCCATACCTCGACAAGTACATCCGCGGCCGGGGCGTTCCCGCGCAGGAGCGGGTGAAGCTGATGAAGCTCATCTGGGACGCGGTCGGCACCGAGTTCGGCGGCAGGCACGAGCTGTACGAGATGAACTACGCCGGTAACCACGAGCAGATCCGGTTCGAGGCGCTGCAGGCCCAGCAGGCCACCGGCAAGTTCGACGAGTACATCGGCCTGGTCGACTCCTGCCTGTCGGAGTACGACGTCGACGGCTGGAAGCTGCCGCATCTGCACGGGCCCCAGAGCCCGGCGCTGCGCGGGAGGTGA
- a CDS encoding LysR family transcriptional regulator produces MKALNLNTLVVLDALLEECSVTGAAKKLGLSAPSVSRSLSRIRLELGDPILVRAGRRLVPTPHALALRDRVRGLVEEASELLRPKDPLEMFSMTRTFVVRASDGLASAVVGPLVKRFGESAPNAVLRFTAEGGEDVDPLRDGEIDLDIGMIGHLGPEVRVEWLFDDRFVIAVRKGHPLVTGEATLEQVSAYPHVNVSRRGRTHGPLDGLLQREGLNRRVSLVVASFYVALEVASASDFVAVVPSRLLRSAIGRFGLAEVDLPISAPVAISQAWHPRMDADPAHRWLRHQFRDVCHREMVG; encoded by the coding sequence ATGAAGGCCCTGAACCTCAATACGCTCGTCGTTCTCGACGCGCTGCTGGAGGAATGCAGTGTGACCGGCGCGGCGAAGAAGCTGGGACTCAGCGCGCCTTCGGTCAGCCGGTCGCTGTCGCGGATACGGCTCGAGCTCGGCGACCCGATTCTCGTGCGGGCGGGTCGCCGGCTCGTGCCCACTCCGCACGCGCTGGCCCTGCGCGATCGGGTTCGCGGCTTGGTCGAGGAGGCATCGGAGCTGCTACGCCCGAAGGACCCGCTCGAGATGTTCTCGATGACCCGCACGTTCGTGGTCCGCGCCAGTGACGGCTTGGCGTCGGCGGTGGTCGGCCCGTTGGTGAAACGGTTCGGCGAGAGCGCGCCGAACGCGGTGCTGCGGTTCACGGCCGAGGGCGGGGAGGACGTCGACCCGTTGCGCGACGGGGAAATCGACCTCGACATCGGGATGATCGGGCATCTCGGCCCCGAAGTCCGGGTCGAGTGGCTGTTCGACGACAGATTCGTGATCGCGGTGCGGAAGGGTCATCCACTGGTAACCGGTGAAGCCACCCTCGAACAGGTCTCGGCCTACCCGCACGTCAACGTCTCGCGCCGTGGGCGGACCCACGGCCCGCTGGACGGCCTTCTGCAGCGTGAAGGCCTGAACCGCCGGGTGAGCCTGGTGGTGGCGTCGTTTTACGTGGCCCTCGAAGTGGCCTCGGCGTCGGACTTCGTCGCGGTCGTGCCGTCGAGGCTGCTCCGCTCGGCCATCGGCCGGTTCGGCCTCGCCGAGGTCGACCTCCCGATCAGCGCGCCGGTCGCGATCTCCCAGGCCTGGCACCCCCGGATGGACGCGGACCCGGCCCACCGCTGGCTGCGCCACCAGTTCCGCGACGTCTGCCATCGGGAAATGGTGGGCTGA
- a CDS encoding siderophore-interacting protein, with amino-acid sequence MTRTRPVRHRVPASVVDVVRLSEPFVRITLVLGGADGVRFDGPTRWVKLFVVDPDTGAQVGRAYTVRRQRSAEIELDIVLHGNGPVARWAESPLLGEVVTVAGPRGGFTHPKPGTPYLLAGDESAAPAIASILGSLPEGHGKVTVVLEGGEHLLPPTDPAVTSVYPLRRSEGMKKGTLITPALRALPKPAPGSVIWVAGEGGAVNQARMLFVNEWGLDRDEFSTKGYWKYGEPDHRE; translated from the coding sequence ATGACCCGGACGCGGCCGGTCCGCCACCGCGTCCCGGCGTCGGTGGTCGACGTCGTCCGGTTGTCGGAGCCGTTCGTGCGGATCACGCTCGTGCTCGGCGGCGCCGACGGTGTGCGGTTCGACGGGCCGACCCGCTGGGTGAAGTTGTTCGTCGTCGACCCCGACACCGGAGCGCAGGTGGGGCGGGCCTACACGGTGCGACGGCAACGCTCCGCCGAGATCGAACTCGACATCGTGTTGCACGGCAACGGCCCGGTGGCCCGGTGGGCGGAATCGCCGTTGCTCGGCGAGGTCGTGACGGTGGCCGGGCCGCGCGGCGGGTTCACCCATCCGAAACCCGGAACGCCATACCTGCTCGCCGGCGACGAAAGCGCCGCACCGGCGATCGCCTCGATCCTCGGCTCCCTGCCCGAGGGGCACGGCAAGGTGACCGTGGTGCTCGAGGGCGGTGAGCACTTGCTGCCCCCCACCGATCCGGCGGTGACGTCGGTGTACCCGCTGCGCCGGAGCGAGGGGATGAAGAAGGGCACGTTGATCACCCCGGCGCTGCGTGCGCTCCCGAAACCTGCTCCGGGCTCGGTGATCTGGGTCGCGGGCGAGGGCGGCGCAGTGAACCAGGCGCGAATGTTATTTGTCAACGAATGGGGTCTCGATCGCGATGAATTCTCAACCAAAGGCTATTGGAAATACGGTGAGCCCGATCATCGCGAGTAG